In Shewanella sp. VB17, a single genomic region encodes these proteins:
- a CDS encoding prepilin-type N-terminal cleavage/methylation domain-containing protein, translated as MQCKTGKNFRGYKKARGLALLEILIAIGILGIIAAGVATLASRTFEEQNVNDINDSVVDLSVSLKDAYRRSGGYYLSGSSDETLDTLIDTSAISIDSVRNPVTGAYYDFFPTKKDGAGATANNDAFVLTIDGLSDSLCRKLVTGSMFQDATYLEIAAGGSTTATTSFNVAPSVTVVKTLQGYMSGPVTPPGGGAPTGSTLDMDNPLTYDLLCTNGSNAILFGSY; from the coding sequence ATGCAGTGTAAAACAGGTAAAAACTTTCGCGGTTACAAGAAAGCGCGGGGATTGGCCTTACTCGAAATCTTAATCGCCATTGGCATCTTAGGCATTATTGCAGCGGGCGTGGCTACCTTGGCCTCTCGTACGTTTGAAGAGCAAAATGTTAATGATATTAATGATTCAGTTGTCGATCTTTCCGTTTCTTTAAAAGATGCGTACAGACGATCCGGTGGGTATTATCTATCAGGTAGTAGTGATGAGACGTTAGATACATTAATCGATACTTCTGCGATATCAATTGATTCAGTACGAAATCCAGTTACAGGTGCATATTATGATTTTTTCCCAACGAAGAAAGATGGTGCTGGTGCCACGGCTAATAACGATGCCTTTGTACTAACGATAGATGGATTAAGTGACTCGCTGTGCAGAAAACTTGTCACGGGATCTATGTTTCAAGATGCTACCTATTTAGAAATCGCAGCTGGTGGCTCCACAACAGCGACAACAAGCTTTAATGTTGCTCCTAGCGTTACAGTTGTTAAGACACTCCAAGGTTATATGAGTGGTCCTGTTACTCCTCCTGGTGGTGGTGCTCCTACTGGTAGTACTTTAGATATGGATAATCCTTTAACCTATGATTTATTATGTACTAATGGCAGCAATGCTATCTTATTCGGATCTTACTAA
- a CDS encoding prepilin-type N-terminal cleavage/methylation domain-containing protein, giving the protein MKKQNGIALLEVLIAVSIVGVIMLYVSQLQSSQLVHKSQTLAAAKVAKIYQLTTEVMFDPLVRRKNSDINDIETWETNDTIEGLKNSISTGVEYIYLDAQTPGNQKVANFFNGAYFNTNRDSCAVSNGVENERVGCTAGLEDEFILGHSYRVKGIKVDGVEQSYFSINHLDNSNISDVKPTVITIFIDGLHGQKGLKDIYDLAEAVSEQVSQIDDMNSSAYADIHIADFSGAVTSYDTGINTHEALLGDTSITITGDMGLAIVFDLSGTQALRSDGMIAMQASRSLCWNVSTGSSGDDLICQSAIASDVTSDNGADGNNDPSRFIKTEGNLLYQTADQESTDKVYRTPVEVVVEAFQSGNAPIDIAKPVCPTIQGDELLPYLSVVGSSFSNSGVGDFPEVDDTNYGDNSVSDVNNEAEMVSGILFRWEDKTSYWEVTGNVGSANDATGYEGTNPESLQIVALRWCEAEKT; this is encoded by the coding sequence ATGAAGAAACAAAATGGTATTGCGCTATTAGAAGTCTTGATCGCTGTTTCAATTGTTGGAGTGATAATGCTGTATGTTTCACAGTTGCAAAGCAGCCAATTAGTGCATAAATCACAAACACTAGCAGCAGCCAAAGTCGCTAAAATCTATCAATTGACAACAGAGGTGATGTTTGACCCCTTGGTAAGACGAAAAAATTCAGATATTAATGACATTGAAACTTGGGAAACCAATGACACCATTGAGGGATTAAAAAATAGTATATCGACAGGAGTTGAATATATTTATCTTGATGCACAAACGCCAGGTAATCAAAAGGTCGCTAATTTTTTTAATGGTGCTTATTTCAATACCAATAGGGATAGTTGTGCTGTTAGTAATGGGGTTGAAAATGAGCGAGTTGGTTGTACTGCGGGGCTTGAAGACGAATTTATCTTAGGTCACAGCTACAGGGTTAAAGGTATAAAAGTCGATGGCGTAGAGCAATCGTATTTCTCAATAAATCATCTTGATAATTCAAATATCAGTGATGTTAAACCCACCGTTATTACTATATTTATTGATGGTCTTCATGGGCAAAAGGGTCTTAAGGATATTTATGATCTCGCCGAAGCGGTGAGTGAGCAAGTGTCACAAATCGATGACATGAACAGCAGTGCGTATGCGGATATTCATATTGCAGATTTCAGTGGGGCGGTGACGAGTTATGACACAGGGATTAATACCCACGAAGCCCTGTTAGGTGACACTTCAATTACAATAACTGGAGATATGGGGCTTGCCATTGTTTTTGACTTGAGTGGCACCCAAGCGTTAAGAAGCGATGGCATGATAGCGATGCAAGCAAGTCGCTCGCTGTGCTGGAATGTCAGCACTGGCAGCAGCGGGGATGATTTAATTTGTCAGTCGGCCATTGCATCTGATGTTACTAGTGATAATGGCGCCGATGGTAACAATGATCCGTCAAGGTTTATAAAAACAGAAGGCAACTTACTCTATCAAACAGCGGATCAAGAATCGACGGATAAGGTTTATCGCACCCCAGTCGAAGTTGTGGTAGAGGCGTTTCAGTCAGGTAATGCCCCTATTGATATAGCAAAGCCTGTGTGTCCGACAATTCAAGGAGATGAGTTATTGCCGTATTTATCTGTGGTCGGCAGCTCGTTTTCTAACAGCGGTGTGGGTGACTTTCCTGAAGTGGATGACACTAATTATGGTGATAACAGCGTCTCTGATGTTAATAATGAAGCTGAAATGGTGTCGGGGATATTGTTTCGATGGGAGGATAAAACAAGTTATTGGGAGGTGACAGGCAATGTCGGCTCAGCAAATGATGCAACAGGTTATGAAGGAACAAACCCAGAGTCATTACAAATAGTGGCATTACGTTGGTGTGAAGCGGAAAAAACATAA